In Natronococcus occultus SP4, the following proteins share a genomic window:
- a CDS encoding tRNA sulfurtransferase: protein MHPPGADTVLVRHGDLNTKSNTVKRYMEGLLAENLEAILADRSVPGEVERRWSRPLVHTTEDAVEDATAAAADTFGVVSASPCLTTSTEKDRILEVLAETARARYDGGSFAVDARRADKSLPYDSDDLAREGGAAIWEAVADEFEPEVDLDDPDLTFGVEVREDVAFVYLEKRAGPGGLPLGAQEPVIAMVSGGIDSPVAAYEAMKRGSPIVPVYVDLGPFGGIDHEARAMETVRVLSGYAPNFDMEVYRVPGGETISVLVEEMEEGRMLSMRRFFYRAAEVLAERVDAHGIVTGEAVGQKSSQTVQNLGVTSRATRLPIHRPLLTRDKADIVEQAREIGTFTESTIDAGCNRVAPDRAETNARLEPLLAAEPDDLFERAEEAARNAKLVEP from the coding sequence ATGCATCCGCCGGGAGCCGACACCGTCCTCGTCCGCCACGGGGACCTGAACACCAAGAGCAACACCGTCAAGCGGTACATGGAGGGGCTCCTCGCGGAGAACCTCGAGGCGATCCTCGCGGACCGGTCCGTTCCCGGGGAGGTCGAGCGCCGCTGGAGCCGACCGCTTGTCCACACCACTGAGGACGCGGTCGAGGACGCCACCGCGGCCGCAGCAGACACCTTCGGAGTCGTCTCCGCGAGCCCGTGTCTGACCACGAGCACCGAGAAAGACCGGATCCTGGAGGTCCTCGCCGAGACCGCCCGGGCTCGCTACGACGGGGGATCGTTCGCCGTCGACGCCCGCCGGGCGGACAAGAGCTTACCCTACGACAGCGACGACCTCGCGCGAGAGGGCGGAGCCGCGATCTGGGAGGCCGTCGCCGACGAGTTCGAGCCCGAGGTCGACCTCGACGACCCCGACCTCACCTTCGGCGTCGAGGTCCGCGAGGACGTCGCCTTCGTCTACCTCGAGAAGCGGGCCGGGCCGGGCGGGCTGCCGCTTGGCGCCCAGGAGCCGGTGATCGCGATGGTCAGCGGCGGGATCGACTCGCCCGTCGCGGCCTACGAGGCGATGAAACGCGGGAGCCCGATCGTCCCGGTGTACGTCGATCTGGGCCCGTTCGGCGGGATCGACCACGAGGCCCGCGCGATGGAGACCGTCCGGGTCCTCTCGGGGTACGCGCCGAACTTCGACATGGAGGTCTACAGGGTTCCCGGCGGGGAGACGATCTCCGTCCTCGTCGAGGAGATGGAGGAGGGCCGAATGCTCTCGATGCGGCGCTTTTTCTATCGGGCCGCGGAGGTGCTGGCCGAGCGCGTCGACGCCCACGGGATCGTCACCGGGGAGGCGGTCGGCCAGAAGTCGAGCCAGACGGTCCAGAATCTCGGGGTGACGAGCCGCGCGACCCGCCTGCCGATCCATCGCCCGCTTTTGACCCGCGACAAGGCTGATATCGTCGAGCAAGCCCGCGAGATCGGCACGTTCACCGAGTCGACGATCGACGCGGGCTGTAACCGCGTCGCGCCCGACCGGGCCGAGACCAACGCCCGGCTCGAGCCCCTGCTCGCGGCCGAACCCGACGACCTCTTCGAGCGAGCCGAGGAGGCCGCCCGAAACGCGAAGCTCGTCGAGCCATAA
- a CDS encoding dihydrodipicolinate synthase family protein — translation MDLRNALRGVSCPTVTPFDDGAIDEDALVDLLAHLREGGIDSVFACGTSGEFPSLGPEERRRVIELTVDHADGPVVACSGATSVDEAVTHVDNAADAGADAAALVPPYFTPANAPEGNERFFERVAAETTLPIVLYNIPQYTGERIEPETVAALAEREAFVGIKDSSGDLTYFQSLVRETPDEFLCLMGYDSLLVPSIRLGGDGGINALSNVVPRTFAETVETADTDRGQQLQSAAIAPLFETCGAYGFAQAAKTGLVQRDVLPSDEVRPPLVATDDEAAAEIESTLENALAVTER, via the coding sequence ATGGATCTGCGAAACGCGCTCCGTGGTGTCAGCTGTCCGACCGTGACGCCGTTCGACGACGGCGCGATCGACGAGGACGCGCTCGTCGACCTGCTCGCACACCTCCGGGAGGGCGGGATCGATAGCGTCTTCGCCTGTGGCACCTCCGGGGAGTTTCCGAGTCTCGGCCCCGAGGAGCGTCGCCGCGTGATCGAGCTGACCGTCGACCACGCCGACGGCCCGGTGGTCGCCTGCTCGGGCGCGACCAGCGTCGACGAGGCCGTCACCCACGTCGATAACGCCGCGGACGCCGGCGCCGACGCGGCCGCGCTGGTCCCGCCGTACTTCACCCCGGCGAACGCCCCGGAAGGGAACGAACGGTTCTTCGAGCGGGTGGCCGCGGAGACGACCCTGCCGATCGTCCTCTACAACATCCCCCAGTACACCGGCGAGCGGATCGAACCCGAGACCGTCGCGGCCCTCGCCGAGCGCGAGGCGTTCGTCGGGATCAAGGATTCGAGCGGGGATCTGACCTACTTCCAGTCGCTCGTCCGGGAGACCCCCGACGAGTTCCTCTGTCTGATGGGCTATGACTCCCTGCTGGTTCCGTCGATCCGACTGGGCGGCGACGGCGGGATCAACGCCCTGTCGAACGTCGTCCCGCGGACGTTCGCCGAGACGGTCGAGACGGCCGACACCGACCGGGGCCAGCAGCTCCAGTCGGCGGCGATCGCGCCGCTGTTCGAAACCTGTGGCGCCTACGGGTTCGCCCAGGCGGCGAAGACGGGGCTGGTCCAGCGCGACGTACTCCCCTCCGACGAGGTCCGACCGCCCCTGGTCGCGACCGACGACGAGGCGGCCGCGGAGATCGAGTCGACCCTCGAGAACGCGCTCGCGGTCACCGAACGCTAA
- a CDS encoding methionine adenosyltransferase: MSGRNIRVEPIDRQAVEDQEVEIVERKGIGHPDSICDGVAESVAGALAREYIDRVGEVLHFNTDETQLVAGEAAPAFGGGEVVDPIYLLIVGRATKRYEGQMIPAETIALRAAREYLEETIPQLTYGEDIVVDVKLGEGSGDLQEVFGEDEVSVPMANDTSFGVGHAPLTETERIVLEAERQLNGEYASTHPELGPDVKIMGKREGEKIDVTVAAAMVDEYIADIDEYAEAVESVRDFVTEVARDHTDREVDVHVNTADDYEEGSIYLTVTGTSAEQGDDGSVGRGNRANGLITPNRSMSMEATSGKNPVNHIGKIYNLLSTSIAESVVDDVDGIRDLRVRLLSQIGRPIDQPHVADVHVVTDEDVALEDVEDDVEVIVDRELADVTEITRQVIDGELTTF, translated from the coding sequence ATGAGTGGACGGAACATCCGGGTCGAGCCGATCGACCGCCAGGCGGTAGAGGACCAGGAAGTCGAGATCGTCGAGCGAAAGGGGATCGGCCACCCCGACTCGATCTGCGACGGCGTCGCCGAGAGCGTCGCCGGGGCGCTCGCCCGCGAATACATCGACCGCGTCGGCGAGGTGTTGCACTTCAACACCGACGAGACCCAGCTGGTCGCCGGCGAGGCCGCGCCCGCCTTCGGCGGCGGCGAGGTCGTCGATCCCATCTACCTGCTGATCGTCGGCCGTGCGACCAAACGCTACGAGGGACAGATGATCCCCGCCGAGACGATTGCGCTGCGTGCCGCCCGCGAGTATCTCGAAGAGACGATCCCACAGCTTACCTACGGCGAGGATATCGTCGTCGACGTCAAGCTCGGCGAGGGCAGCGGCGATCTCCAGGAGGTCTTCGGGGAAGACGAGGTCAGCGTTCCGATGGCCAACGACACGAGCTTCGGCGTCGGCCACGCGCCCCTGACAGAGACCGAACGGATCGTCCTCGAGGCCGAACGGCAGCTGAACGGCGAGTACGCGAGTACTCATCCCGAACTCGGCCCCGACGTGAAGATCATGGGCAAACGCGAGGGCGAGAAGATCGACGTCACCGTCGCCGCGGCGATGGTCGACGAGTACATCGCCGACATCGACGAGTACGCCGAGGCGGTCGAGTCGGTTCGGGACTTCGTCACCGAGGTCGCCCGCGACCACACCGACCGCGAGGTCGACGTCCACGTCAACACCGCCGACGACTACGAGGAGGGGTCGATCTATCTGACCGTCACCGGCACCTCCGCCGAGCAGGGCGACGACGGCTCGGTCGGCCGCGGCAACCGCGCGAACGGGCTCATCACGCCCAACCGGTCGATGTCGATGGAGGCCACCAGCGGAAAGAACCCGGTCAACCACATCGGGAAGATCTACAACCTGCTCTCGACCTCGATCGCCGAATCGGTCGTCGACGACGTCGACGGTATCCGCGATCTACGGGTGCGGCTGCTCTCCCAGATCGGGCGGCCGATCGACCAGCCCCACGTCGCCGACGTTCACGTCGTCACCGACGAGGACGTCGCGCTCGAGGACGTCGAGGACGACGTCGAGGTCATCGTCGACCGCGAACTCGCCGACGTCACCGAGATCACCCGCCAGGTGATCGACGGCGAACTCACTACGTTCTGA
- the cyaB gene encoding class IV adenylate cyclase has protein sequence MYEVEVKVPADLETVRDRLAELGATPTGAVVQVDTYYDAPHRSFPETDEALRIRTERPEDAPDETRLTYKGPLLDETSKSREEVETAVGSGEKVDTVLTKLDFEPAATVRKDRERFALEGYTITLDSVEDVGDYVEVEREVDDEDALEDAREGAFDVLERLGLDPGAQIRTSYLGLLLENDA, from the coding sequence ATGTACGAGGTCGAGGTCAAGGTTCCCGCCGATCTCGAGACCGTCAGGGATCGGCTGGCGGAGCTCGGTGCGACGCCGACCGGCGCCGTCGTCCAGGTCGACACCTACTACGACGCCCCCCACCGATCCTTTCCGGAAACCGACGAGGCGCTGCGGATCCGCACGGAGCGTCCCGAGGACGCCCCCGACGAGACCCGGCTCACCTACAAGGGGCCGCTCCTCGATGAGACGTCGAAGAGCCGCGAGGAGGTCGAGACCGCCGTCGGCAGCGGCGAGAAGGTCGACACCGTCCTGACGAAACTGGACTTCGAGCCCGCCGCGACGGTCCGCAAGGACCGCGAACGGTTCGCCCTCGAGGGGTACACGATCACCCTCGATTCGGTCGAGGACGTCGGCGACTACGTCGAGGTCGAGCGCGAGGTCGACGACGAGGACGCCCTCGAGGACGCCCGCGAGGGTGCGTTCGACGTCCTCGAACGGCTCGGGCTCGACCCCGGCGCACAGATCCGCACGTCGTATCTCGGGCTATTGTTGGAGAACGACGCCTAA
- a CDS encoding FKBP-type peptidyl-prolyl cis-trans isomerase → MTEEEEAELEAQADDVDENADADEAEGLQAGDFVKLAYTAYTTEDDQLVDTTDPEVAEEEGVDDQAEEFEPRTLVLGEGHIFDEVEDAIIGGEVGDSGTVTIEAAEAFGEYDPDDVQTVSAEKIDEDDRYPGANVQIDGKQGYISTIVGGRARVDFNHPLAGEDVEYEYEVVEEVDDIEQQAAGLFEMYLGMEPDLWIETDEVEEEVPVESDEDDEDEDSEPEFETEVVEKETLYLEATPQMTMNQQWMMGKQQIGQDVIDKLGVDRVIVQEVIDGMGGMGMPGMMGGMGGGAGGEADIEEALEEADVDADEIVEELEGAEE, encoded by the coding sequence ATGACCGAGGAAGAGGAGGCCGAACTCGAAGCGCAGGCCGATGACGTCGACGAGAACGCAGACGCCGACGAAGCCGAGGGGCTTCAGGCCGGCGACTTCGTAAAGCTCGCGTACACTGCCTACACCACCGAGGACGACCAGCTGGTCGACACGACCGACCCCGAGGTCGCTGAGGAAGAAGGGGTCGACGACCAGGCCGAGGAGTTCGAGCCGCGAACGCTCGTCCTCGGCGAGGGCCACATCTTCGACGAGGTCGAGGACGCGATCATCGGTGGCGAGGTCGGTGACTCCGGCACCGTCACGATCGAGGCCGCGGAGGCCTTCGGCGAGTACGATCCGGACGACGTCCAGACCGTCAGCGCCGAGAAGATCGACGAGGACGACCGCTACCCCGGCGCGAACGTCCAGATCGACGGCAAGCAGGGCTACATCAGCACGATCGTCGGGGGCCGCGCCCGCGTCGACTTCAACCACCCGCTCGCGGGTGAGGACGTCGAGTACGAGTACGAGGTCGTCGAGGAAGTCGACGACATCGAACAGCAGGCCGCGGGCCTGTTCGAGATGTACCTCGGGATGGAGCCCGACCTCTGGATCGAGACCGACGAGGTCGAGGAGGAGGTTCCCGTCGAGTCCGACGAAGACGACGAGGACGAGGACAGCGAGCCTGAGTTCGAGACCGAGGTCGTCGAGAAGGAGACGCTCTACCTCGAGGCTACGCCCCAGATGACGATGAACCAGCAGTGGATGATGGGCAAACAGCAGATCGGTCAGGACGTCATCGACAAGCTGGGCGTCGACCGGGTCATCGTCCAGGAGGTCATCGACGGGATGGGCGGCATGGGCATGCCCGGCATGATGGGCGGCATGGGCGGCGGTGCAGGCGGCGAGGCCGACATCGAGGAGGCCCTCGAGGAGGCCGACGTCGACGCCGACGAGATCGTCGAGGAGCTCGAAGGCGCCGAAGAGTAA
- a CDS encoding MATE family efflux transporter yields MTVREHLERTFSVHEEVDLTDGGIVKPLLYLSLPLIITNVLQTAYNVADTFWLGRYGTTEVAAISFAFPIIFLLISFAIGFSVAGSVLVAQYVGADRERDAEYAAAQTVSFSIIGALVLGVFGYFVVEDVLALFAAEPEVIAAAASYMRIYALGLVFVFGFLMFMSLMRGYGDTVTPMLIMFVSVVINVVLDPLLIFGVGPIPELGIAGAAYATIIARGLTLAVGLWLMFRGYRGVRIRLRELVPDPSYGVKLVRIGLPASFEGASRALSMSLLLFVVALFATPVVAAYGIGTRILSVIVLPAMALSQGVETMTGQNVGAGKPERAARANHLTAAALFVVLTAAGVLSTLVAEPIVALFTNDPAVVDAGATFLYYVAPTFGLFGAMYVYIGGFRGAGMTGTAAGLVLLAFMAVQIPVAWAAANALGPTGVWLSFAVAHLVGAVGAALWFRRGTWRRGDLTEDAGSPSSFESGAPSDD; encoded by the coding sequence GTGACGGTTCGGGAACACCTCGAACGAACGTTTTCGGTCCACGAGGAAGTCGATCTGACCGACGGCGGAATCGTCAAACCGCTGCTCTACCTCTCCCTGCCGCTGATCATCACGAACGTGCTCCAGACGGCATACAACGTCGCCGACACGTTCTGGCTCGGGCGGTACGGGACGACGGAGGTCGCGGCGATCAGCTTCGCCTTTCCGATCATCTTTCTGTTGATTTCCTTCGCGATCGGGTTCTCCGTCGCGGGCAGCGTCCTCGTCGCCCAGTACGTCGGTGCGGACCGGGAACGCGACGCCGAGTACGCGGCCGCCCAGACCGTCTCGTTTTCGATCATCGGTGCGCTCGTCCTCGGCGTGTTCGGCTACTTCGTCGTCGAGGACGTGCTGGCGCTGTTTGCCGCCGAACCCGAGGTGATCGCGGCCGCAGCGAGCTACATGCGCATCTACGCGCTGGGGCTGGTCTTCGTCTTCGGCTTCCTGATGTTCATGTCGCTCATGCGGGGGTACGGCGACACCGTGACGCCGATGCTGATTATGTTCGTCTCGGTCGTGATCAACGTCGTCCTCGACCCGCTGCTCATCTTCGGGGTCGGCCCGATCCCCGAACTCGGCATCGCCGGGGCGGCCTACGCGACGATCATCGCCCGCGGACTCACGCTCGCGGTCGGCCTCTGGCTCATGTTCCGGGGGTACCGGGGCGTTCGGATCAGGCTTCGGGAGCTAGTTCCCGACCCGAGCTACGGAGTGAAACTCGTCCGCATCGGGCTGCCGGCGTCGTTCGAGGGCGCCAGCCGAGCCCTGTCGATGTCGCTGCTGCTGTTCGTCGTCGCGCTGTTTGCGACCCCGGTCGTCGCAGCCTACGGGATCGGGACGCGGATCCTCTCGGTGATCGTACTGCCGGCGATGGCGCTCTCGCAAGGCGTCGAGACAATGACGGGCCAGAACGTCGGCGCCGGAAAGCCGGAGCGCGCAGCGCGGGCGAACCACCTCACCGCGGCGGCGCTGTTCGTGGTCCTGACCGCCGCCGGCGTGCTCTCGACGCTGGTCGCCGAACCGATCGTCGCGCTCTTTACGAACGATCCGGCCGTCGTCGACGCCGGCGCGACGTTCCTCTACTACGTGGCGCCCACCTTCGGGCTCTTCGGCGCGATGTACGTCTACATCGGCGGGTTCCGTGGCGCCGGGATGACGGGGACGGCTGCGGGGCTGGTCCTGCTCGCGTTCATGGCCGTCCAGATCCCCGTCGCGTGGGCAGCCGCGAACGCGCTCGGACCGACGGGCGTCTGGCTCTCCTTCGCCGTGGCCCACCTGGTTGGCGCCGTCGGCGCGGCCCTCTGGTTCCGTCGCGGCACGTGGCGACGGGGTGATCTCACCGAGGACGCAGGCTCGCCGTCCTCGTTCGAGAGCGGCGCGCCGAGCGACGACTGA
- a CDS encoding helix-turn-helix domain-containing protein translates to MTSIVNLEISGEGTGLAELFNAVPSLSCEAETTVVSKGHDLWLSDAPRAEIEDGLEKASAIDHYTCVNGADEEWLYNVEFSPETTDVFELVLEEGGTILDASAPDGSWVLNIRVQERSDASAIYDAFEDRELSPTIIRLYDTSAESHSQAGLTQRQYDTLVAAVDHGYFDIPREVSMQELADELDISHQALSERLRRAYRSLVTSELDVTPEETEPSPSPSLSD, encoded by the coding sequence ATGACCTCGATCGTCAATCTCGAGATTTCCGGCGAGGGGACTGGACTGGCGGAACTGTTCAACGCCGTTCCGTCGCTTAGCTGCGAGGCAGAGACCACTGTCGTCTCGAAGGGACACGATCTGTGGCTCTCCGACGCGCCGCGAGCGGAGATCGAGGACGGGCTGGAGAAAGCCTCGGCGATCGACCACTACACCTGCGTCAACGGCGCCGACGAGGAGTGGCTGTACAACGTCGAGTTCAGCCCGGAGACGACCGACGTCTTCGAGCTGGTGCTCGAGGAGGGCGGAACGATCCTCGACGCTTCCGCGCCCGACGGCTCCTGGGTGCTGAACATTCGAGTCCAGGAGCGAAGCGACGCGAGCGCGATCTACGACGCGTTCGAGGATCGTGAGCTCAGTCCGACGATCATCCGTCTGTACGACACGAGCGCCGAGAGCCACTCCCAGGCCGGGCTCACCCAGCGCCAGTACGACACGCTGGTCGCGGCCGTCGACCACGGCTACTTCGACATCCCCCGCGAGGTGTCGATGCAGGAGCTCGCCGACGAGCTCGACATCTCCCACCAGGCGCTCTCCGAGCGACTGCGCCGTGCCTACCGGTCGCTGGTCACCTCCGAACTCGACGTGACGCCTGAAGAGACCGAGCCCTCCCCGTCCCCGAGCCTCTCCGACTGA
- a CDS encoding ABC transporter ATP-binding protein, with protein sequence MKELPATLLLRPTGFDTLATFIWAAERNAYYGYAAVPALVLVFISGLSILGVVSRDYPAVLSVLRKWRRNRDDAPSDEDGPLPDRTSDRAVMDGGTTVDGASSRSAASDADSGEREVVLELEDVRKRYDGRPAVDGISLSVRRGETLTLLGPSGCGKTTTLRLIDGLERPDGGTIRIGGETLADGTTYRPAEERDVGIVFQEFALFPHKTVAENVGFGLDGESDEERAETVTELLDLVGLSAYRDSYPDELSGGQKQRVALARSLAPRPEVLLLDEPLSNLDAGLRARMRKSVQRILDEVDVTAVWVTHNQAEALSVGDRTAVMNAGRIEQLASPRALYMKPASRMVADFLGRGDYLPGRLADGVVETPIGRFDADRVLLPENERRVDVLVRPDDVAITPTSAGDGRIVDRRFDGETVRYRIELDGGECVSSRQSHDDWYETGTAVDVSVTATHALPAFPRE encoded by the coding sequence ATGAAGGAGCTGCCGGCGACGCTGTTGCTCCGGCCGACCGGGTTCGACACGCTCGCGACGTTCATCTGGGCCGCGGAGCGAAACGCCTACTACGGCTACGCCGCCGTGCCGGCGCTCGTGCTCGTGTTCATCTCCGGGCTCTCGATCCTCGGCGTGGTCTCCCGGGACTACCCCGCCGTGCTGTCGGTCCTACGGAAGTGGCGCCGGAACCGGGACGACGCCCCGAGCGACGAGGACGGACCGCTTCCAGACCGGACGAGCGATCGAGCCGTGATGGACGGCGGCACGACCGTCGACGGCGCGAGCTCGCGGTCGGCCGCAAGCGATGCGGACTCCGGGGAGCGGGAGGTCGTCCTCGAGCTCGAGGACGTCCGAAAGCGCTACGACGGCCGTCCCGCGGTCGACGGGATCTCGCTGTCGGTGCGCCGCGGTGAGACCCTCACGCTGTTGGGCCCCTCGGGGTGTGGCAAGACGACGACCCTGCGGCTGATCGACGGGCTCGAGCGCCCCGACGGCGGGACGATCCGAATCGGCGGGGAGACGCTCGCGGATGGGACGACCTACCGCCCCGCCGAGGAACGCGACGTCGGCATCGTCTTCCAGGAGTTCGCGCTCTTTCCCCACAAGACGGTCGCCGAGAACGTCGGCTTCGGGCTCGACGGAGAAAGCGACGAGGAACGGGCGGAGACGGTCACGGAGCTGCTCGATCTCGTCGGCCTCTCGGCGTACCGGGACAGCTACCCCGACGAGCTCTCGGGCGGGCAGAAACAGCGGGTCGCGCTGGCCCGGTCGCTGGCACCCCGCCCCGAGGTGCTGTTGCTCGACGAGCCGCTCTCGAATCTCGACGCCGGGCTCCGGGCTCGGATGCGAAAGAGCGTCCAGCGGATCTTGGACGAGGTCGACGTCACCGCCGTCTGGGTCACGCACAACCAGGCGGAGGCGCTCTCGGTCGGCGACCGCACGGCCGTGATGAACGCCGGACGGATCGAACAGCTCGCGTCTCCGCGCGCGTTGTATATGAAACCCGCCTCGCGGATGGTCGCCGACTTCCTCGGCCGGGGCGACTACCTCCCCGGGCGCCTCGCGGACGGGGTCGTCGAGACACCGATCGGACGGTTCGACGCCGACCGCGTCCTGCTTCCAGAGAACGAACGGCGCGTCGACGTCCTCGTTCGGCCCGACGACGTGGCGATAACGCCGACCTCGGCCGGCGACGGCCGGATCGTCGACAGGCGGTTCGACGGGGAGACGGTCCGCTATCGGATCGAACTCGACGGCGGCGAGTGCGTCTCGAGTCGCCAGTCTCACGACGACTGGTACGAGACGGGAACGGCGGTCGACGTTTCGGTGACCGCGACCCACGCGCTGCCGGCGTTCCCGCGGGAGTAG
- a CDS encoding ABC transporter permease, translating into MSSLSPFEAVDDYPDEKHQRREDDDGDDDDGERTPVGLALLAGAVAATVVIPVVWIGVVALSVDLDRAVSIVLRRGMLDVLLNTVVLIVAVTTLSVLIAVPLAFLTVLTDLPFKRFWMVALSLPLVVPSFVSAFSFVSVWGPQGRLQSVLAPLGVDSLPEIYGMPGTVFVLTLYNYPFVYLTTIAGLRALDKTYVDAARSLETGVREVFVRIVLPMVKPAVAAGALLTALETAGDFGVPAILRLSVFTRQIYLEYNALAHDYAAMLSLHLVAITLVILLVESQVRSHERLHGSARGSSGPYTIRLGRWRWPALIVPAAIVALAILVPIGFLFSWLLTGPDAYAGSFGFEPSYALNSVTVSALAAAVAACLALPVAYLAARHPSPLSGVLERATYVGFAVPGVVIGLSLVYFATRYLPSAYQTVPLVVFAYVVLYLPLAVGSTRTAILYVNPQFVEAARSLGNTPLQAFVELRFRSSSPGWSPARRWSFSTG; encoded by the coding sequence ATGTCCTCGCTCTCCCCCTTCGAGGCCGTCGACGACTACCCGGACGAGAAGCACCAGCGACGCGAGGACGACGACGGCGACGACGACGACGGCGAGCGGACGCCGGTCGGGCTCGCGTTGCTGGCCGGCGCGGTCGCCGCGACGGTCGTGATCCCGGTCGTCTGGATCGGCGTCGTCGCCCTGAGCGTCGACCTCGACCGGGCCGTCTCCATCGTCCTCCGGCGGGGGATGCTCGACGTGTTGCTCAACACGGTCGTCCTGATCGTCGCGGTGACGACCCTGTCGGTCCTGATCGCGGTGCCGCTTGCCTTCCTCACCGTTCTCACCGACCTCCCGTTCAAACGGTTCTGGATGGTGGCGCTCTCCCTGCCGCTCGTCGTTCCGAGCTTCGTCTCCGCGTTCTCGTTCGTCTCGGTGTGGGGCCCGCAGGGCCGATTACAGTCGGTGCTCGCCCCCCTCGGCGTCGACTCGCTCCCCGAGATCTACGGGATGCCGGGGACGGTGTTCGTCCTCACGCTGTACAACTACCCGTTCGTCTACCTCACGACGATCGCGGGGCTCCGGGCGCTGGACAAGACCTACGTCGACGCCGCTCGGAGCCTCGAGACCGGCGTTCGGGAGGTCTTCGTCCGGATCGTCCTCCCGATGGTGAAACCGGCCGTCGCCGCGGGCGCGTTGCTCACCGCCCTCGAGACCGCTGGCGACTTCGGCGTCCCCGCGATCCTCAGGCTCAGCGTGTTCACCCGCCAGATCTACCTCGAGTACAACGCCCTCGCCCACGACTACGCGGCCATGCTCTCGCTGCATCTCGTCGCGATCACGCTCGTGATCCTCCTCGTCGAGTCCCAGGTCCGCAGCCACGAACGGCTCCACGGCAGCGCTCGCGGGAGCTCGGGCCCGTACACGATCCGGCTCGGCCGCTGGCGCTGGCCCGCGCTGATCGTTCCCGCGGCGATCGTCGCGCTCGCGATCCTCGTCCCGATCGGGTTTCTCTTCTCCTGGCTGCTCACCGGGCCGGACGCCTACGCCGGGAGCTTCGGGTTCGAGCCGAGCTACGCGCTCAACTCGGTCACCGTCTCCGCGCTGGCCGCGGCCGTCGCCGCCTGCCTCGCGCTCCCGGTGGCGTATCTCGCCGCGCGCCACCCCTCGCCGCTGTCGGGCGTCCTCGAGCGGGCGACCTACGTCGGCTTCGCGGTCCCCGGCGTCGTCATCGGGCTCAGTCTCGTCTACTTCGCCACACGCTATCTCCCCTCGGCTTACCAGACGGTGCCGCTCGTGGTCTTCGCCTACGTCGTGCTCTACCTCCCGCTGGCCGTCGGCTCGACCCGCACCGCGATCCTCTACGTCAACCCGCAGTTCGTCGAGGCCGCCCGATCGCTGGGGAACACGCCGCTCCAGGCGTTCGTCGAATTACGCTTCCGCTCGTCTTCCCCGGGCTGGTCGCCGGCGCGGCGCTGGTCTTTCTCCACGGGATGA